A single region of the Anaerostipes rhamnosivorans genome encodes:
- a CDS encoding MgtC/SapB family protein, which produces MTGLILQLEYSGRILLAAVCGACIGYERTNRLKTAGIRTHVIVSLAAALMMIISKYGFNDILAMHNIGLDPSRIAAGVVTAIGFLGAGIIFVHNQSVSGLTTAAGIWATVGVGMSVGGGLYVIGIFSTILLIIVQWILHRDFKWIKTPTVEVITLKLPNSPNAVKMIQETIREESIEILNISVEKMGEESIKVRLDVKLPDSFNMYDAIKRLLENENIESIDI; this is translated from the coding sequence ATGACAGGCCTTATTTTACAGCTGGAGTACAGCGGGAGGATCCTTCTGGCCGCTGTCTGCGGCGCATGTATCGGCTATGAGCGGACCAACAGGCTTAAGACCGCCGGCATCAGGACCCATGTGATTGTATCCCTGGCTGCTGCATTGATGATGATCATTTCTAAGTATGGGTTTAACGACATTTTAGCGATGCATAATATTGGATTAGATCCATCCAGGATTGCGGCGGGAGTGGTGACAGCCATCGGCTTTCTGGGTGCAGGCATTATCTTTGTACATAACCAGAGTGTCAGCGGCCTGACCACAGCGGCAGGAATCTGGGCTACCGTGGGTGTGGGAATGTCCGTGGGAGGCGGTCTCTATGTGATCGGGATTTTCAGTACAATCCTGCTCATCATTGTACAGTGGATCCTGCACAGGGATTTTAAGTGGATCAAGACCCCGACTGTTGAAGTCATTACCCTAAAGCTGCCCAATAGCCCTAATGCTGTTAAGATGATCCAGGAGACGATCCGTGAGGAGTCTATAGAGATTCTGAACATTTCGGTGGAAAAGATGGGCGAAGAAAGTATTAAGGTGAGGCTTGATGTGAAGCTGCCTGACAGCTTTAATATGTATGATGCGATTAAGCGGCTGCTGGAGAACGAAAATATTGAATCCATTGATATCTGA
- a CDS encoding sugar O-acetyltransferase — protein sequence MTEKEKAALGMLYDANYDEDIKAERLECQDLCAEYNRLMPSEVEKRTELMKKILGKTEGEFVIEQPFLCDYGHNIEIGERCYLNYNCTILDGAKVTFGHDVFVAPNCSFYTAGHPFDVKQRNEGLEYAYPIHVGNNVWIGGNVTVVPGVTIGDGTVVAAGSVVTKDLPAGVLAAGNPCRVIRKLTEE from the coding sequence ATGACAGAAAAGGAAAAAGCAGCCCTGGGGATGCTGTACGATGCCAACTATGATGAAGATATAAAGGCAGAAAGACTTGAATGCCAAGACTTGTGCGCGGAATATAACCGTCTGATGCCCAGTGAAGTGGAGAAAAGAACGGAGCTTATGAAGAAGATTCTCGGAAAGACAGAGGGGGAGTTTGTAATAGAGCAGCCCTTTCTGTGTGACTATGGGCACAATATCGAGATTGGGGAGCGCTGTTATCTGAACTATAACTGCACCATACTGGATGGGGCGAAGGTCACATTCGGTCATGATGTCTTTGTCGCTCCAAATTGTTCTTTCTATACAGCGGGGCATCCATTTGACGTGAAACAGCGGAATGAAGGTCTTGAATATGCATATCCGATCCATGTGGGAAATAACGTATGGATCGGCGGAAATGTGACCGTGGTCCCAGGAGTGACCATCGGCGACGGAACAGTCGTTGCAGCGGGGAGTGTCGTGACAAAGGACCTGCCGGCAGGAGTGCTGGCAGCCGGAAACCCATGCAGGGTGATAAGGAAACTTACAGAGGAATAA
- a CDS encoding GNAT family N-acetyltransferase, with protein MRIRKEEKKDYAEVYELVKAAFETAEHADGNEQDLVEALRKSSAFVPELSLVAEEDGKIAGHIMFTEIRIDDKIELALAPLSVLPKYQNRGIGMRLIKEGHKIAAQMGYGISIVVGIEDYYPKAGYKRAKDYGIKDPFQVPNENFMVCGLGKEIGQYHGTVEYAKEFYDAVEGR; from the coding sequence ATGAGGATCAGAAAAGAAGAAAAAAAAGACTATGCTGAGGTCTATGAACTTGTGAAAGCTGCATTTGAGACAGCGGAGCATGCGGACGGCAATGAACAGGATCTTGTGGAAGCACTGAGAAAAAGCAGTGCTTTTGTGCCGGAACTTTCTCTTGTTGCTGAGGAAGACGGTAAAATCGCGGGACATATCATGTTTACGGAAATAAGAATCGATGATAAGATAGAACTTGCTCTGGCACCTCTTTCCGTACTGCCGAAATACCAGAATAGAGGCATCGGAATGAGGCTGATAAAGGAAGGCCATAAAATTGCAGCTCAAATGGGATACGGAATCTCTATCGTTGTGGGAATTGAGGATTACTATCCAAAGGCTGGATATAAAAGAGCGAAAGATTATGGAATCAAAGATCCATTTCAAGTGCCGAACGAAAATTTTATGGTATGCGGCCTTGGTAAAGAAATAGGGCAGTACCATGGGACTGTAGAGTATGCAAAAGAATTTTATGATGCAGTGGAAGGAAGATGA
- a CDS encoding endonuclease MutS2, producing MKNKSLTTLGYHQILEQLKDYAFSAGAKERIGRMLPLLSELKLRKHINDTSQARGMVETYGTPPLPAMDHMEEYIKKAAAGALLLPEELEELCMFLNSVARLKIYLKKGEAEQISLAFYNQNLESLDDLKEEIRQCIRNGRVDDYASPYLKDIRKQMLLLSEKIGEKAEKALRANKTYLSDAFVVKRNGRYCIPVRKKCRNMVLGSAVDQSSTGATIFVEPASVAGLREELELYQIEEDSEERRILYSLTSLAAQNEEALKEDIRVIEKLDFIFAKGRLSLEMNAVEPEINTEHYIRLKKARHPMLSGETCVPLDFEIGRENRGVIITGPNTGGKTVAIKTVALMSAMACSGLHVPCECAELCMQNEILCDIGDGQNISDNLSTFSAHIKNVLEILKRIQKDSLVILDELGSGTDPAEGMGIAVAILEELRNSGALFLVTTHYPEVKEYADRYPEVVNARMEFDRETLKPLYRLTVGEAGESCALYIAKRLGFPGRMLCEAAREAYGEECENVLGTLQLSDREEEIRREKSPSIQKIQPKKEKREKGRKFVTGDSVTVLPDGQIGIVVKPSDENGQVLVQIKKEKKLYSHKRLKLKVAASKLYPEEYDFSIIFDSVENRKARHKMGKRYRDDLVIKSEE from the coding sequence ATGAAAAATAAATCATTGACAACATTGGGATATCATCAGATATTAGAGCAGCTAAAAGACTATGCATTTTCTGCGGGCGCAAAGGAACGGATCGGCCGGATGCTGCCTTTATTGTCTGAACTGAAGCTGAGGAAACATATAAATGACACATCCCAGGCAAGAGGAATGGTGGAGACATATGGAACACCACCTCTCCCAGCCATGGATCATATGGAAGAATATATAAAAAAAGCAGCTGCGGGGGCACTGCTCCTACCGGAAGAATTGGAAGAATTATGTATGTTCTTAAATTCTGTCGCACGGCTGAAGATCTACCTTAAGAAAGGGGAGGCTGAACAAATCAGCCTGGCTTTTTATAACCAGAATTTAGAATCCCTGGATGACTTGAAAGAGGAGATCAGGCAGTGTATCAGAAATGGAAGGGTAGATGACTATGCGTCACCGTACCTGAAAGACATCCGAAAGCAGATGCTTCTGCTCAGTGAGAAAATCGGAGAGAAAGCTGAAAAAGCACTGAGGGCAAATAAAACGTATTTGAGCGATGCATTTGTAGTGAAAAGAAACGGAAGGTATTGTATTCCTGTCCGTAAAAAATGCAGAAATATGGTTTTGGGAAGCGCAGTTGACCAGTCTTCCACCGGTGCCACTATCTTTGTGGAGCCTGCTTCGGTTGCAGGGCTCAGAGAGGAACTGGAACTTTATCAAATTGAGGAGGATTCGGAAGAAAGAAGAATCCTTTACAGCCTGACGAGCCTGGCAGCACAGAATGAGGAAGCCTTGAAAGAAGATATTCGCGTGATCGAAAAGCTTGACTTTATATTTGCCAAGGGACGCCTGAGCCTTGAAATGAATGCAGTGGAACCTGAGATCAATACAGAACATTACATCAGGCTTAAGAAAGCCAGGCATCCAATGCTGTCAGGGGAAACCTGTGTGCCGTTAGACTTTGAAATAGGAAGAGAGAACCGCGGAGTCATCATAACAGGACCGAATACAGGCGGAAAAACGGTAGCAATTAAGACTGTCGCCTTAATGAGCGCAATGGCATGCTCCGGGCTTCATGTTCCCTGTGAATGTGCAGAACTCTGTATGCAGAATGAGATCCTCTGTGATATTGGAGACGGACAGAATATATCTGATAATCTGTCTACCTTTTCAGCACACATCAAGAATGTTCTGGAAATATTAAAAAGAATTCAGAAAGACAGTCTTGTCATATTAGATGAACTGGGTTCCGGGACCGACCCGGCGGAAGGAATGGGAATCGCAGTGGCAATCCTCGAAGAATTGAGAAACAGCGGAGCATTATTTCTGGTAACCACCCATTATCCCGAAGTAAAAGAATACGCAGACCGGTATCCGGAAGTGGTGAATGCAAGGATGGAGTTTGATCGGGAAACTCTGAAACCTTTGTACCGGCTGACGGTAGGGGAGGCAGGAGAAAGCTGTGCATTATATATAGCGAAACGTCTTGGCTTTCCGGGCAGGATGCTCTGTGAAGCGGCCAGAGAGGCTTATGGAGAGGAATGTGAGAATGTTCTCGGCACATTGCAGTTAAGTGACAGGGAAGAAGAAATCAGAAGAGAAAAGTCCCCTTCCATACAGAAAATACAGCCTAAAAAGGAAAAGAGGGAGAAGGGTAGAAAATTTGTTACCGGTGACAGCGTGACAGTTCTGCCCGATGGACAGATCGGGATCGTAGTGAAGCCGTCGGATGAAAACGGCCAGGTTTTAGTGCAGATAAAAAAAGAAAAAAAGCTGTACAGCCATAAACGGCTCAAATTAAAAGTTGCAGCATCCAAGCTTTATCCGGAGGAATATGATTTCTCTATCATATTCGATTCCGTGGAGAACAGAAAAGCAAGGCATAAGATGGGAAAACGATACCGGGATGATCTTGTCATTAAGTCAGAAGAATAA
- a CDS encoding ADP-ribosylglycohydrolase family protein, giving the protein MEKQYLYNKIKGTLVAAGMGDAMGAPSEAWSRDEIIKNYGGPITDFIDPSLNLYVKDNLMGEVTDDTSQMYEMALAVIKSKGNFTVNDAANALIEWSEKYPKYYPRNAGPTTRYLIEDLKSGKDPVELGKTGGTYDRGTSNGAAMRIAPAGLLFPGNLEKTIEVAITMTKPSHGTQHGYSGACAIACGISNALMEDSDLYSIIKACLYGAKRGEEIGREEARIAPGFAVYEKIVKSIEIALTSDQMDEAMERLERSVGNDGSIQSSAACAIGLFLASSGDVLKTIIGGANIGGDTDTIACIAGMLAGAYTGFEEIDSDKYEVFKKANTGFDFDKVSEELTDLAHNNYLNAK; this is encoded by the coding sequence ATGGAAAAACAATATTTATATAACAAGATTAAAGGGACTTTAGTAGCTGCGGGAATGGGAGATGCAATGGGGGCGCCTTCAGAGGCTTGGAGCAGAGATGAAATTATTAAAAACTATGGGGGACCAATTACTGATTTTATAGATCCAAGTTTAAATCTTTATGTGAAAGATAACCTGATGGGTGAAGTTACAGATGATACATCTCAGATGTATGAAATGGCATTGGCAGTCATTAAATCTAAAGGAAATTTTACGGTAAATGATGCAGCAAATGCTTTGATAGAATGGTCGGAAAAATATCCGAAGTATTATCCAAGAAATGCAGGACCAACAACAAGATATTTGATAGAGGACTTAAAATCAGGCAAAGATCCTGTTGAATTGGGGAAAACGGGCGGAACATATGACCGTGGTACTTCTAATGGTGCAGCGATGAGAATTGCTCCGGCGGGATTGCTGTTTCCTGGAAATTTGGAAAAAACCATAGAAGTTGCAATTACTATGACTAAGCCGTCCCATGGAACACAGCATGGATATTCGGGGGCATGTGCAATTGCATGCGGAATCTCAAATGCTTTAATGGAAGATTCTGATTTATATTCTATTATAAAAGCTTGTCTTTACGGAGCGAAACGTGGAGAAGAAATTGGAAGGGAAGAAGCCAGAATTGCTCCGGGATTTGCAGTTTATGAAAAAATCGTTAAAAGTATAGAAATTGCTTTAACCTCAGATCAAATGGACGAAGCGATGGAAAGATTGGAAAGAAGTGTTGGAAATGACGGATCTATTCAAAGTTCTGCTGCATGTGCCATTGGCCTTTTTTTAGCAAGTTCCGGAGATGTATTGAAAACAATCATCGGCGGCGCAAATATTGGCGGAGATACCGATACGATTGCTTGTATTGCGGGAATGTTAGCCGGTGCATATACAGGATTTGAAGAGATAGACAGTGATAAATATGAGGTGTTTAAAAAGGCTAATACAGGATTTGATTTTGATAAAGTATCTGAAGAACTGACAGATTTAGCTCATAATAATTATTTGAATGCTAAGTAA
- a CDS encoding PTS transporter subunit EIIC: protein MMSASELSKNIISNVGGVENINSLTHCVTRLRFVLKEKEKVNKDTIDNLDGVTSSLYSGGQYQVIIGQDVANVFEDIISNYDLNGTKKGVADTNQGEDKKSILGRLDQLFSILASIFTPLIPAMQGMGFLKIILVLAKFMGASPESTTYQLVNTLSDSFFYFLPFLVAWSAAERFKANKALALMLTGFLLHPGFMELFKANEQVSFLGINVPNINYTGSILPPILTILLLSYVQKLLNKLLPKLFKTVFSSVIALIITMPIAILIIGPIGNWGGAILVNLFNSLYQFSPLLSGAVIGGLWQVIIIVGMHWLVLTLIQFPNINSLGVDRVTVAFAPSIMCQIAAGLAVALKVKNKVVRENALSLTVTSLLSGGVIEPVMYGVNIKYRKPFYFVLVGGAVGGAITGACGAGITAPVMFGIYTLPAFFGKGFTGLMIGTLVGCSVTFLLTYFFGVDKAIEEKQKKELEAYTAEIV from the coding sequence ATGATGTCAGCAAGTGAATTAAGTAAGAACATTATTTCTAATGTAGGTGGTGTGGAAAATATCAATTCATTAACGCACTGTGTAACAAGATTAAGGTTTGTTCTTAAAGAGAAAGAAAAAGTAAATAAAGATACCATTGATAATTTGGACGGAGTAACAAGTTCATTATATTCCGGGGGTCAGTATCAAGTTATTATTGGACAAGATGTGGCAAATGTATTTGAAGATATTATTAGTAATTATGATTTGAATGGTACTAAAAAAGGTGTTGCTGATACAAATCAGGGGGAAGATAAAAAGAGTATTTTGGGGCGTTTAGATCAATTGTTCAGCATATTAGCATCAATCTTTACACCATTAATTCCTGCGATGCAGGGTATGGGATTTTTAAAAATAATTTTGGTCTTAGCGAAATTTATGGGTGCGTCACCGGAAAGCACTACTTATCAGTTGGTCAATACATTATCAGATTCTTTTTTCTATTTCCTTCCGTTTCTTGTGGCGTGGTCCGCAGCGGAAAGATTTAAGGCTAATAAGGCACTGGCTTTGATGTTAACCGGATTTTTGCTGCATCCAGGTTTTATGGAATTATTCAAGGCAAATGAACAGGTTTCATTTTTGGGGATTAATGTTCCGAATATAAATTATACCGGAAGTATATTGCCGCCAATTCTGACAATACTTTTGTTATCATATGTTCAAAAATTATTAAATAAATTACTGCCAAAACTATTTAAGACAGTATTTTCATCTGTGATCGCTTTGATTATTACAATGCCGATTGCAATCTTAATTATTGGACCGATTGGGAATTGGGGCGGTGCTATATTAGTAAATTTATTCAATAGTTTATATCAGTTTAGTCCATTGCTGTCTGGTGCAGTAATCGGAGGACTGTGGCAAGTAATCATAATTGTTGGTATGCACTGGCTGGTACTGACATTGATTCAGTTCCCGAATATAAATAGTTTGGGAGTGGACAGAGTTACAGTTGCGTTTGCTCCTAGTATAATGTGTCAAATTGCAGCAGGACTTGCCGTTGCATTAAAAGTTAAAAATAAAGTGGTTCGGGAGAATGCATTATCTTTAACAGTAACAAGTTTACTCTCCGGCGGAGTAATTGAACCGGTAATGTATGGGGTAAATATAAAATATAGAAAGCCTTTCTACTTTGTATTAGTAGGAGGCGCAGTAGGAGGAGCTATTACAGGAGCATGTGGAGCAGGGATTACCGCTCCGGTTATGTTTGGTATATATACGTTGCCGGCTTTCTTTGGCAAAGGATTTACAGGGTTGATGATAGGAACATTAGTTGGTTGTTCCGTGACATTTTTATTAACCTATTTCTTTGGAGTTGACAAGGCAATCGAAGAAAAACAAAAGAAAGAATTAGAAGCTTACACAGCAGAAATTGTATAA
- a CDS encoding PRD domain-containing protein, whose amino-acid sequence MRITKKINNNVVLGVDPKGKEVVIFGKGIGFHEIPYELKDSSLISKTFYDIDSSYLELLSEIPEDIFNVSSKIVDYARSKVGCELNPSLAFMLADHINFAVIRLKEFIDVTNPLTNDIKYLYKTEMEIGYKALDMIEEDLQIRFPKGEAASIALHIINAEGMQNDMNNTIKVTKLLKEITKIVEESFDFEIDQDSIDYSRFVIHLKYFVQRVKEPKEKVSDSTKLLLESIKAQSPDTYKCFQKIESYLKKILNWKYSEEDQLYLLVHINRILNN is encoded by the coding sequence GTGAGGATTACTAAAAAAATTAATAACAACGTTGTATTAGGGGTAGATCCTAAGGGAAAAGAAGTAGTGATTTTCGGGAAAGGAATTGGATTCCACGAAATTCCTTACGAATTAAAAGACTCATCTTTGATAAGTAAAACTTTTTATGATATTGATTCAAGTTATTTGGAATTATTATCTGAAATTCCTGAAGATATTTTTAATGTTTCATCTAAAATTGTTGATTATGCAAGAAGTAAAGTCGGTTGTGAACTAAATCCAAGTCTGGCATTTATGTTAGCCGATCACATTAATTTTGCTGTCATAAGATTAAAGGAATTCATAGATGTTACGAATCCGTTAACCAATGATATCAAATATTTATATAAAACAGAAATGGAGATTGGATATAAAGCTCTGGATATGATAGAGGAGGATTTACAGATTCGCTTTCCGAAAGGGGAGGCAGCAAGTATTGCACTGCATATTATCAATGCAGAAGGTATGCAAAATGATATGAATAATACAATAAAAGTTACGAAGCTTCTTAAAGAAATAACCAAAATTGTAGAAGAAAGCTTTGATTTTGAAATTGATCAGGACAGCATTGACTATTCCAGATTTGTTATTCACTTAAAGTATTTTGTACAGCGTGTGAAAGAACCAAAAGAGAAAGTTTCAGATTCTACGAAATTGCTTCTTGAATCTATAAAAGCTCAATCTCCGGATACGTATAAATGTTTTCAGAAAATAGAGAGCTATTTAAAAAAAATATTAAACTGGAAATACAGCGAAGAGGATCAATTATATCTATTGGTTCATATCAATAGGATTTTAAATAACTAA
- a CDS encoding PTS sugar transporter subunit IIA: MERGKMFNFFKKNKNLDGVIMSPVNGKCIDLSEVPDKVFSERMIGDGVAFIYEDDMICSPCNGTVVMVADTSHAIGIKSEEIEIIIHIGLDTVELNGEGIEVFVKTDQKVELGTPLVRIDRKFMKEKTVNLTTPMIITNTGDFKLEFENIGKEVRRSKSEVIKYTKSE, translated from the coding sequence GTGGAAAGGGGAAAAATGTTTAACTTTTTTAAAAAGAATAAAAATTTAGATGGTGTTATTATGTCACCGGTCAATGGAAAGTGTATAGATTTATCAGAAGTTCCGGATAAAGTGTTTTCAGAGAGAATGATAGGGGATGGTGTGGCATTCATTTATGAGGATGACATGATATGTTCTCCATGTAACGGGACAGTAGTTATGGTTGCGGATACTTCTCATGCAATTGGCATAAAAAGTGAAGAGATTGAAATAATAATTCACATTGGATTAGATACTGTGGAACTTAATGGGGAAGGCATTGAAGTATTCGTTAAGACCGATCAAAAGGTAGAATTAGGAACACCATTAGTTAGAATCGACAGGAAATTTATGAAAGAAAAGACGGTGAATCTAACTACGCCGATGATTATAACAAATACTGGAGATTTTAAATTGGAGTTTGAAAATATAGGGAAAGAAGTAAGGCGCAGTAAGTCAGAAGTGATAAAGTATACCAAGAGTGAATAG
- a CDS encoding helix-turn-helix domain-containing protein, producing the protein MCETNSFSHLTLEERRFILTGITNGSSKTAIAQTIGKDKSTVGKEIKLHRVLTHKCKMPIWITGQH; encoded by the coding sequence ATGTGTGAAACAAATTCATTTTCTCATTTAACTTTGGAAGAAAGACGTTTTATCTTAACTGGCATTACCAACGGCTCTTCAAAAACAGCTATCGCACAAACCATCGGCAAAGACAAATCTACTGTCGGCAAGGAAATCAAGCTGCATCGGGTTCTTACTCACAAGTGCAAGATGCCCATTTGGATTACAGGACAACACTGA
- the rpsI gene encoding 30S ribosomal protein S9 translates to MATAKYYGTGRRKSSIARVYLVPGTGKITINKRDIDEYLGLETLKVVVRQPLVATDTLGKYDVLVNVIGGGFTGQAGAIRHGISRALLQVDGDFRPVLKKAGYLTRDPRMKERKKPGLRSARRAPQFSKR, encoded by the coding sequence GTGGCTACAGCAAAATATTACGGAACTGGTAGAAGAAAAAGCAGTATCGCTAGAGTATATTTAGTACCAGGAACAGGAAAAATCACAATCAATAAAAGAGATATTGATGAATATTTAGGATTAGAGACATTAAAAGTAGTCGTACGCCAGCCATTGGTTGCTACAGACACTCTTGGAAAATACGATGTATTAGTTAATGTTATCGGCGGTGGATTTACAGGTCAGGCCGGAGCAATCCGTCATGGTATCTCCAGAGCTTTATTACAGGTAGACGGAGACTTCCGCCCGGTATTAAAGAAAGCAGGATACTTAACCAGAGATCCTCGTATGAAAGAAAGAAAGAAACCAGGTTTACGTTCTGCACGTCGTGCACCACAGTTCTCCAAACGATAA
- the rplM gene encoding 50S ribosomal protein L13, which translates to MKSFMASPSTIEREWYVVDATGHTLGRLASEIAKVLRGKNKPTYTPHIDTGDNVIVVNADKIQVTGKKLDQKIYYNHSDYVGGMKETTLKEKMAKKPEDVIYLAVKGMLPKGPLGRAMIKKLHVYAGAEHNNQAQQPKALEIKY; encoded by the coding sequence ATGAAGAGCTTTATGGCAAGCCCATCAACAATTGAAAGAGAATGGTATGTAGTTGACGCCACAGGACATACATTAGGACGTTTAGCATCAGAGATCGCAAAAGTTTTAAGAGGCAAGAATAAGCCGACTTATACTCCTCATATTGACACAGGCGACAATGTTATCGTTGTGAACGCAGATAAAATCCAGGTAACAGGAAAGAAATTAGACCAGAAGATCTACTACAATCACTCTGATTATGTAGGTGGAATGAAAGAAACAACTTTAAAAGAAAAAATGGCAAAAAAGCCTGAAGACGTTATCTATCTTGCAGTAAAAGGTATGCTTCCAAAAGGTCCTTTAGGAAGAGCAATGATTAAGAAACTTCATGTATATGCAGGCGCAGAGCACAACAACCAGGCTCAGCAGCCAAAAGCATTAGAGATCAAGTATTAA